gctTCACACCTTCGCAATGCGTCACGCCTTTGTTcagcggccgccagcgcagcctGACGAGGAGGGGAAAGTACGAAAAGGAGGCCGGAGGGTCACTGTAGCAGTAAGGAGCAACCAaagcaagcaaacaaaaagtGGGCGCGTCtgcggtgcatcgctgccgtgccCGGGAGTGCGTCACATGCGTTCGGCATGAATGGCGTACGCTCAGAGGCTAAGTTGAcgctttcgtttttttttctctttaTTTCACCTTGACAAACTAAAATACCTGatgaagaaacaaaaaataaAAAGCGACACTTCGCACGAAAGACGACGGGGAAGCGGGGGCTCGTGCTGAGGGGGAGACTCACTGTGGTGACAGGAAGATGACCATGTGGATTGTGtgggtttgtgtgtgtgggggatGGGGGCGACAAACAGCAGGCGATGTGGCTACGAGGTCGagcggagaggaagaaagcCAAGGAGGAGGTAGATAAACCCGTCCTTCCTTGAAATCCTCAGCTAGCCCAGCCGGTGTACCTCGTGGCGTTCGAGCGACGTGCTTTTGCCGTCACGTGCAAACGACAAGTGGCACCCTTCACCACCCTCTTTGTCTCCTTGCGCATAGATATGTGTCTATATTgcagccccctcctccccctcccccaatGCAGGACTTGGACCAAGGGGAGGTACGCGAGCCCTGCTTGTCAAGATACAGACTCCTCTTCCCACCCcctcgtctcctcctctgtgtgtATGGGAATCCACCCTATCTTTTTCTTCgccaccctctctcgctccgtGCTCTCTCGCCTGCTGCGTCACGGCGTCGCTTCTGTGCTCGTGCGGGCAGATATCGCACGGCGTGCGTGACGGCAGCACTGGCAGAAGGACggctcttttctgttttaTCGCTGACAAACCCTTTTTCACCCCCTCACCCGTGCTTTGTTTCCCTGGAGCCTGTGGCAGCCGCGTGTGCCGTGACGGCGTGAGCGCCTGTGCGCTCGGCACCGCAAGCGGCTTACTTTTTTCTTGAAAGCGGcaaagttttttttttttttgctagATCGTCGAAACACTCGCTCTGCAGTGGGCTTTCATTGGCTTTTCTTCTATCGTACCTGCACCACTACGGGAATGGGCCTACTCATTTGAGCCCTCGTATCTCACCAAAacccttcctcctttttctctGTGTTAGTCTGTGTAGCGCTCGCCGCAATGCTGTACATCAGTAGCGGCCTTGTGGGTCGCAAGGCGATGAGCGGTGAGCTGTCCCCTGAGGAGGACACGTCGGGTGCCAAGGTACTCCTCATCAACATGCGCAGCCATCAGTCTGATCTGCTCGACCAAGCGCAGCGGAGCAACGTCAACCGTCGCAGATTTTTTCTCGACATTCTCCACTGCAACGAAGACTTGCACAGGCCGGGTGTGCCCAGCTTCGACGTGATGCAGCTGGAAAAACTGAAACTCTCGGCAGACCACACGCACGAGGACTGGAtagagctggcgcagctcatAAAGAAGGAGTACCACCACTACCGCGGTTTTGTGGTGGAGAGCGGGTCAGACAACATGGTCACTACCTCCACGGCGGTCAGCTTCTTACTCGAGAACCTCGGCAAGCCGGTCATTTTCACAGGCTCACTCATCCCCGGTCATCGCATCTACACCGACATGACGCGGAACATTATCCTCGCCTTGGCGTTCGCCAGCTGTAGCCAGATCTGTGATGTGTGCATTCTCTTTGACGAGATGCTCTACCGCGCAAATCGCACCATCAAAATGAGTCGTTGCAGCTTGCGCCCCTTCGACTCGCCGCACTTCCCTCCTATCGCATCCATGCGCGGCGGTGTCCTGATAATTCGCAAGGTACTGCTCCGTCCGCACCCCACCGGCCGACT
This genomic stretch from Leishmania donovani BPK282A1 complete genome, chromosome 36 harbors:
- a CDS encoding asparaginase-like protein codes for the protein MLYISSGLVGRKAMSGELSPEEDTSGAKVLLINMRSHQSDLLDQAQRSNVNRRRFFLDILHCNEDLHRPGVPSFDVMQLEKLKLSADHTHEDWIELAQLIKKEYHHYRGFVVESGSDNMVTTSTAVSFLLENLGKPVIFTGSLIPGHRIYTDMTRNIILALAFASCSQICDVCILFDEMLYRANRTIKMSRCSLRPFDSPHFPPIASMRGGVLIIRKVLLRPHPTGRLRIEAELSTKVLTLELGPGAPFEFFRAAIEYTSAPALILRCYGSGNGPTRRDFMKRLLAIAKTRDLVVVICTHNRYGVVALSEYEAGRQLMGAGAISAGDMTHEAAMVKLKYLFGLGMSPEQVRKYFAVDMRGEVSSPSAKL